From the genome of Sphingobacterium kitahiroshimense, one region includes:
- a CDS encoding Gfo/Idh/MocA family protein yields the protein MEKNNSSRRDFLKKAALFGAGVTILPRHVFGGVGFTAPSDMLNVASVGVGGMGGSDVSRFATSGKANIAYLCDVDTRRAADSVKKFPKAKFYKDFRDMLDKEHKHIDAVSVSTPDHQHAIVALAAMQLGKHVYVQKPLAHDVWEARVLTQAAKKYKVVTQMGNQGASGDGVRQMREWVDAGMIGDLKEIFCWTDRPVWPQGIQWPTQQAPVPQELDWDLWLGTAPKKDYVEKLIPFNWRGWWDYGTGALGDMGCHNMEAPFSIYGLQYVKDVQATVGSVYVDEFKRGYFPESCPPSSYAVMTFPKTDKTAGDVKLHWMDGGIQPPRPDELGPNEAFGDGGNGILFIGTKGKILADTYAANPRLLPTTVSYTTPKQKYARVKGGADGHWAQWVEGCIAGYGNMQMSSPFEIAGPLTEALLMANLAIRGSDLKVDNKYPGRNLRLLWDNNNMRVTNFDEVNQFVKRNYRPGWEVNYTI from the coding sequence ATGGAAAAGAATAATTCATCAAGAAGAGACTTTCTGAAAAAAGCTGCCTTATTTGGCGCTGGAGTGACTATACTGCCCCGCCATGTATTTGGTGGAGTAGGTTTTACAGCACCGAGTGATATGTTGAATGTTGCATCTGTAGGTGTCGGTGGTATGGGGGGATCAGACGTATCGCGATTTGCAACAAGTGGAAAAGCAAATATTGCTTACCTATGTGATGTAGATACGCGTCGTGCGGCAGATTCTGTGAAAAAGTTTCCGAAGGCAAAATTTTATAAGGATTTCCGTGATATGCTCGATAAAGAGCATAAACATATTGATGCAGTTTCAGTATCAACACCAGATCATCAGCATGCTATTGTAGCTTTGGCAGCAATGCAATTGGGTAAGCACGTTTATGTGCAAAAACCATTAGCTCATGATGTTTGGGAAGCACGTGTTTTGACACAAGCAGCCAAGAAATATAAAGTTGTGACGCAAATGGGTAATCAAGGAGCATCAGGTGATGGTGTGAGACAGATGCGCGAATGGGTTGACGCAGGGATGATTGGAGATCTGAAAGAGATCTTCTGTTGGACCGATCGCCCTGTATGGCCTCAAGGTATCCAATGGCCTACACAACAAGCTCCAGTTCCACAAGAATTGGATTGGGATCTTTGGTTAGGTACTGCTCCAAAAAAAGATTATGTTGAAAAATTGATTCCTTTCAACTGGAGAGGATGGTGGGATTATGGAACAGGTGCATTAGGTGATATGGGATGCCATAACATGGAAGCGCCTTTTAGTATCTATGGTCTTCAATATGTAAAAGATGTACAGGCAACTGTTGGATCTGTATATGTTGACGAATTTAAAAGAGGATATTTCCCAGAAAGCTGTCCGCCGTCAAGCTATGCCGTAATGACATTCCCGAAAACGGATAAAACAGCAGGAGATGTTAAGCTACATTGGATGGATGGTGGAATTCAACCACCAAGACCAGATGAACTAGGTCCTAATGAGGCTTTTGGCGACGGTGGAAATGGTATTTTATTTATCGGTACGAAAGGTAAAATATTGGCCGATACTTACGCTGCAAATCCGAGATTATTGCCTACAACTGTTTCTTATACGACTCCAAAACAAAAGTATGCACGTGTTAAAGGTGGTGCTGATGGTCACTGGGCGCAATGGGTTGAAGGTTGTATTGCTGGTTATGGTAATATGCAGATGTCTTCTCCTTTTGAAATTGCTGGACCATTGACAGAAGCTTTACTGATGGCAAACTTGGCTATTCGTGGATCGGATTTGAAAGTTGATAATAAATATCCAGGAAGAAACTTACGCTTATTATGGGATAATAATAATATGCGTGTGACGAATTTTGATGAAGTAAACCAGTTCGTGAAGCGTAACTACCGTCCAGGCTGGGAAGTTAATTATACAATTTAA
- a CDS encoding GMC oxidoreductase, whose amino-acid sequence MAENNTYDAIVIGSGISGGWAAKELTEKGLKTLMLERGRNIEHVKDYPSPNKNPWDFPHAGGRTQEMIKERPVLSRDYPLNEKNLDYWVNEQESPYTETKRFDWYRGYHVGGRSLMWGRQSYRLGDLDFEANLKDGHGVDWPIRYKDIAPWYSYAEKFAGISGNRDGLDVLPDGDFMPAMAMNIVEKDLAARLKKEYGGNRHFIMGRTANITVPHHNRINCQYQNQCWLGCNFGAYFSTQSATLPAAVATGNLTLRPFSIVTKIIYDKNTKKAKGVEIVDAETNQTYEFFAKVIFVNASAFNSTWVLMNSATDVWEGGLGSSSGELGHNVMDHHFRCGAGGNVEGYLDSYVFGRRPTGLYVPRFVNVAGDDKKRDYVRGFGYQGAAGRGRWSGEVAEMSVGGAWKDALTEAGDWNVGFTAFGEILPYHENKISLDKTKKDKWGLPVLSMDVEIKDNELKMRGDMQNEMKEMLEKIGVKDTYTYDNVYGFGQGIHEMGTARMGRDPKTSVLNGNNQVWDALNVFVTDGAAMTSAGCVNPSLTYMALTARAVDFAVSELKKGNL is encoded by the coding sequence ATGGCTGAAAATAACACTTATGATGCTATTGTCATTGGTTCAGGAATCAGTGGTGGATGGGCAGCAAAAGAATTAACAGAAAAGGGTTTAAAAACCCTTATGTTAGAACGTGGTCGTAATATCGAGCACGTAAAAGATTATCCGTCGCCGAATAAGAATCCTTGGGATTTCCCACATGCCGGAGGACGTACGCAAGAGATGATCAAAGAACGTCCAGTTTTGAGCAGGGATTATCCGTTAAATGAAAAAAACTTAGATTATTGGGTAAATGAACAAGAAAGTCCCTATACCGAAACTAAACGTTTTGACTGGTATAGAGGTTATCACGTAGGTGGTCGTTCATTGATGTGGGGAAGACAATCTTACCGACTTGGCGATTTAGATTTTGAAGCAAATTTAAAAGATGGACACGGTGTAGATTGGCCGATCCGTTATAAAGATATTGCTCCTTGGTACAGCTATGCAGAGAAATTTGCTGGTATCAGCGGTAACCGTGATGGTTTGGATGTATTGCCTGATGGTGATTTTATGCCTGCTATGGCGATGAATATCGTGGAAAAGGATCTTGCAGCACGTTTGAAAAAAGAATACGGTGGTAACCGCCATTTTATTATGGGAAGAACAGCAAACATTACTGTTCCTCATCATAACCGTATCAACTGTCAATATCAAAACCAATGTTGGTTAGGTTGTAATTTTGGTGCTTATTTTAGTACACAATCGGCAACATTACCAGCAGCAGTAGCAACTGGCAATTTGACATTACGTCCATTCTCAATTGTTACGAAAATCATTTACGATAAAAATACCAAGAAAGCAAAAGGTGTTGAAATTGTAGATGCGGAAACAAATCAAACGTATGAGTTTTTCGCTAAAGTGATCTTCGTTAATGCATCTGCATTTAACTCAACTTGGGTACTGATGAACTCAGCTACAGATGTTTGGGAAGGTGGACTTGGAAGTAGCAGTGGAGAATTGGGACATAACGTAATGGATCACCATTTCCGTTGTGGAGCAGGAGGTAATGTAGAAGGATATTTAGATAGCTATGTATTTGGTCGTAGACCAACAGGATTATATGTGCCACGTTTTGTTAACGTTGCTGGAGATGACAAGAAACGTGATTATGTCCGTGGTTTTGGTTATCAAGGAGCTGCAGGCCGTGGTCGCTGGTCTGGAGAGGTCGCAGAAATGAGTGTAGGTGGAGCATGGAAAGATGCACTTACCGAAGCGGGTGATTGGAACGTAGGTTTTACTGCTTTCGGTGAGATTTTGCCATACCATGAAAACAAAATTAGCTTAGACAAAACTAAAAAAGATAAATGGGGTCTTCCTGTATTATCAATGGACGTTGAAATCAAGGATAATGAGTTGAAGATGCGTGGTGATATGCAAAACGAGATGAAAGAGATGTTGGAGAAAATTGGTGTTAAGGACACATATACTTATGATAACGTGTATGGTTTTGGTCAAGGTATCCATGAAATGGGAACTGCTCGTATGGGTAGAGATCCTAAAACATCTGTTTTAAATGGAAACAACCAGGTTTGGGATGCACTTAACGTTTTTGTAACTGATGGTGCAGCGATGACATCTGCAGGCTGTGTCAATCCTTCATTAACGTATATGGCATTAACAGCAAGAGCGGTTGATTTTGCTGTAAGTGAGTTGAAAAAAGGTAACCTTTAA
- a CDS encoding nucleoside permease: MSTSIRFKLSFMMFLEFFIWGAWFVTLGTYLSKNLQAQPLEIANVFSTQSLGAIIAPFIIGMIADRYFNAERILGVLHIIGAVLMYQMYNATEISSFYPYVLAYMVLYMPTLSLVNSVSFRQLTNPEKQFSNIRIWGTIGWIIAGLSISYLFKWDAAEASSAGALKNTFLMGAIASLVLGLFSFTLPKTPPVKIESDQKPSFSSIIGLDAIKLLKDRNFLIFFVSSILICIPLAFYYQNANPFLDQIGMENPTGKMTIGQISEVLFLLALPVFFSKFGFKKTILVGMLAWALRYILFAYGNAGDLSFMLILGIALHGICYDFFFVSGQIYTDSKAGIKYKSAAQGLITLATYGVGQLIGFWVAGFIGEKYAYLQQANVADFWKQTWIIPAGIAFVVFVIFLVAFKDEKVENKAVAE, encoded by the coding sequence ATGTCCACATCTATTAGATTTAAATTATCCTTCATGATGTTCCTGGAATTCTTTATCTGGGGCGCATGGTTCGTTACATTGGGTACATACCTGAGTAAAAATTTACAAGCACAGCCGCTTGAAATTGCGAATGTTTTTTCAACCCAATCATTAGGTGCTATTATTGCTCCTTTTATTATCGGTATGATTGCCGATCGTTACTTTAACGCGGAACGTATATTAGGCGTATTGCATATCATCGGTGCGGTATTGATGTATCAAATGTATAATGCAACTGAAATTTCTTCTTTTTACCCTTATGTATTGGCTTATATGGTTTTATATATGCCGACACTATCATTGGTAAATTCGGTATCATTCAGACAGTTGACCAATCCTGAGAAACAGTTCTCTAATATCCGTATTTGGGGAACTATCGGTTGGATCATTGCTGGTCTTTCAATCAGTTATTTGTTTAAATGGGATGCTGCAGAAGCTTCATCTGCTGGAGCTTTGAAAAATACCTTTTTAATGGGGGCTATTGCTTCTTTGGTGTTAGGTTTATTCTCATTTACATTGCCTAAAACGCCACCTGTTAAAATTGAGTCAGATCAGAAACCATCATTCTCATCGATCATCGGATTGGATGCAATCAAATTATTGAAAGACCGTAATTTCTTGATTTTCTTCGTTTCATCGATTTTAATCTGTATTCCTTTAGCATTTTACTATCAAAATGCCAATCCATTTTTAGATCAAATAGGAATGGAAAATCCTACTGGAAAAATGACAATTGGTCAGATTTCAGAAGTATTATTCTTATTGGCATTACCTGTTTTCTTTTCTAAATTCGGCTTCAAGAAAACGATTTTGGTTGGTATGCTTGCTTGGGCATTAAGATATATCTTATTTGCATATGGTAATGCGGGCGATCTTTCTTTCATGTTGATATTAGGTATTGCTTTACACGGTATCTGTTACGATTTCTTCTTCGTTTCTGGACAAATTTATACCGATAGTAAAGCTGGAATCAAATATAAAAGTGCTGCACAGGGTTTGATTACATTAGCGACTTATGGGGTAGGTCAGCTTATTGGATTCTGGGTTGCGGGTTTTATCGGTGAGAAATATGCATACTTGCAACAAGCTAATGTTGCTGATTTTTGGAAACAAACATGGATTATTCCAGCAGGAATAGCATTCGTAGTCTTTGTTATCTTTTTAGTTGCTTTTAAAGATGAGAAGGTCGAGAATAAAGCGGTTGCTGAGTAA
- a CDS encoding hydroxypyruvate isomerase family protein, which yields MKRSEFLKNTLLVAGSAVSLNTLAGEQQQKKNKAGAVFNLDYAPHQGMFSATAGKNFVDEIKYMHELGFRSIEDNGMTGRSIDEQKKIGETLASLGMRMGVFVVPKGGNGANTLAAGKQEYIDIFLKGCKESVEVAKRVNAKWVTVVPGDYERNLSIGVQTGNVIEALKRGAEIFEPHGITMVLEPLSDSPDLFLRYSDQTYEICKGVGSPSCKLLYDAYHMQKNEGNLIHKMNECWNEIAYIQVGDNPGRREPTTGEVNYKNVFKWLHEKGFKGVVGMEHGMSKSGKIGEETLVNAYREVDNFLV from the coding sequence ATGAAAAGATCTGAATTTTTAAAAAACACCTTATTGGTTGCAGGTTCCGCTGTGAGCTTGAATACTTTAGCGGGTGAACAACAACAGAAAAAAAATAAGGCAGGAGCAGTATTTAACTTAGATTATGCACCGCATCAGGGCATGTTCAGTGCAACTGCTGGTAAAAATTTTGTTGATGAAATAAAATATATGCATGAACTGGGATTCAGAAGTATCGAAGATAACGGTATGACAGGACGCAGTATCGATGAACAAAAGAAAATAGGTGAAACGTTGGCATCTCTTGGGATGCGTATGGGCGTTTTTGTTGTTCCAAAGGGCGGGAACGGTGCCAATACTTTAGCGGCAGGTAAACAAGAATACATTGATATCTTTCTGAAAGGCTGTAAAGAGTCTGTGGAAGTTGCAAAACGTGTCAATGCAAAATGGGTAACGGTTGTTCCTGGCGATTACGAACGTAATCTATCTATCGGGGTACAAACTGGTAATGTGATTGAGGCATTGAAGAGAGGGGCAGAAATTTTTGAACCACATGGCATAACGATGGTACTGGAGCCTTTAAGTGACAGTCCTGATTTATTTCTTAGATATTCAGATCAGACCTATGAAATATGCAAAGGTGTGGGAAGTCCTTCATGTAAATTATTATATGATGCGTATCATATGCAAAAAAATGAAGGTAATCTCATTCATAAAATGAATGAGTGCTGGAATGAGATCGCTTATATTCAAGTAGGAGATAATCCAGGAAGAAGGGAACCTACTACAGGTGAAGTTAACTACAAAAATGTGTTTAAATGGCTTCACGAGAAGGGATTTAAAGGCGTGGTCGGTATGGAGCATGGTATGTCCAAAAGTGGCAAGATCGGCGAAGAAACTTTGGTCAACGCTTACAGAGAAGTAGATAATTTCTTAGTGTAA
- a CDS encoding FAD:protein FMN transferase, which produces MYFKSWILLSISFFGLCSITAARAEQASYSLKSLRKTVLSGPAQGTSYHITYFDTQELVSKNDIDSVLKVIDLSMSIYNPSSTISLFNKEERSAVKLDRHFQKVVDASFRYNRITKGIFDITVAPLVQLWGFGPKQIKHFPDSNEINATLASVGMDKLIWKAPYLKKSKPNVSIDVNGIAQGYSVDVLAKFLESKHIKNYIVELGGEMRVKGRNQAGEFFKIGVERPASSHNQLLKTEVVHIKSGALTTAGNFEKYMMNGKQKISHHVNPLTGYMFSSPVVSVTVYAKTAMEADALDNYFMALTPDEILDFVKKRKNLEVYIIFNNEKGEIEEKYSKGFSNFFLKKTI; this is translated from the coding sequence ATGTATTTTAAATCATGGATACTGCTCTCAATTAGTTTTTTTGGCTTGTGCAGCATAACAGCTGCACGAGCTGAACAAGCTTCTTATTCTTTAAAATCTCTCCGAAAAACTGTTTTATCTGGCCCTGCGCAGGGTACTTCTTATCATATTACGTATTTTGATACACAGGAGTTGGTTTCAAAAAATGATATCGATAGTGTTTTGAAAGTCATTGATTTGTCAATGTCGATTTATAACCCATCCTCTACAATAAGTCTATTTAATAAAGAGGAGAGAAGTGCTGTCAAGTTAGATCGTCATTTTCAAAAGGTTGTTGATGCATCATTCCGCTATAATCGCATCACGAAAGGTATTTTTGATATTACGGTAGCACCACTTGTCCAATTGTGGGGGTTTGGACCTAAACAGATTAAACATTTTCCAGACTCAAATGAAATCAATGCAACCCTAGCGTCTGTGGGAATGGATAAGTTAATTTGGAAAGCTCCTTATCTTAAAAAAAGCAAACCTAACGTCAGTATTGATGTCAATGGTATTGCACAGGGGTATTCAGTAGATGTCTTGGCTAAATTTCTTGAAAGTAAGCATATCAAAAATTATATTGTGGAGTTAGGTGGGGAAATGCGTGTTAAGGGAAGAAATCAGGCAGGTGAATTTTTTAAAATTGGTGTTGAAAGACCAGCCTCCAGCCACAATCAATTACTGAAAACCGAAGTTGTACATATCAAATCTGGAGCATTGACGACTGCTGGAAATTTTGAAAAGTACATGATGAATGGAAAACAGAAGATTAGTCATCATGTCAATCCTTTGACGGGATATATGTTTTCTAGTCCAGTAGTCAGTGTTACGGTATATGCAAAAACTGCAATGGAAGCAGATGCCTTGGACAATTATTTTATGGCCCTTACACCAGATGAGATACTTGATTTTGTGAAGAAGAGAAAGAATTTAGAAGTTTATATTATATTTAACAATGAAAAGGGAGAAATAGAAGAAAAGTACTCGAAAGGGTTTTCCAACTTTTTTCTAAAAAAAACAATATAA
- a CDS encoding Gfo/Idh/MocA family protein — MENFERRDFLKTTAAIAGGTVLSSVPLVGAFAAGSDVIKVALIGCGGRGTGATFDALSSGFNIKVVALADAFKDNLDSTYKTLKDKWQDKIDVPEKNKFVGFDAYKEAIKLADVVILTTPPGFRPIHFEEAVRQGKHVFMEKPVATDIPGIRKVLAAAEIAKKKKLNVVVGLQRRYQTNYREAIKRIHEGAIGDVVSGQVYWNSGGVWVRPRKPGQTEMDYQMRNWYYFNWLCGDHIVEQHVHNIDIANWVKGAYPVRIQGTGSRAHRTGKEYGEIYDNFALELTYPDNSVVYSQCAHFEGVTNRVDEQFQATKGRAYLSANGQAVLWDAKGNEIYRHEPKGNPNPYQQEHKELFEAISKGEYKFDNAEYGAYSTLTGIIGRIACYTGKVIKWDAALKSEIDIMPTNYAWDALPKILPKEDGSYPVAIPGQNTNLYI; from the coding sequence ATGGAAAATTTTGAACGTCGTGATTTTTTAAAAACGACAGCAGCTATCGCAGGCGGGACAGTTTTAAGTTCAGTGCCATTGGTAGGAGCATTTGCCGCAGGAAGCGATGTAATTAAAGTTGCATTGATCGGTTGTGGTGGACGCGGTACAGGTGCAACTTTTGACGCCCTAAGCTCAGGATTTAATATTAAAGTCGTTGCATTAGCTGATGCTTTCAAAGATAATTTGGACAGCACATATAAAACATTAAAAGATAAATGGCAGGATAAAATTGATGTTCCTGAAAAAAATAAATTCGTTGGATTTGATGCCTATAAAGAAGCTATTAAATTAGCCGATGTGGTGATCTTAACAACTCCTCCTGGATTTCGTCCGATTCATTTTGAAGAAGCTGTGCGCCAAGGTAAACATGTATTTATGGAAAAACCTGTTGCCACAGATATCCCAGGGATCCGTAAAGTTTTGGCAGCTGCTGAAATTGCTAAGAAGAAAAAACTGAATGTAGTGGTGGGTCTTCAACGTAGGTATCAAACAAACTATAGAGAAGCGATTAAAAGAATTCACGAGGGTGCAATCGGTGATGTTGTTTCTGGACAGGTATACTGGAATAGTGGTGGTGTTTGGGTAAGACCACGTAAGCCGGGACAGACAGAAATGGATTATCAGATGCGCAACTGGTATTATTTTAACTGGTTATGTGGTGATCATATCGTAGAGCAGCACGTTCACAATATTGATATTGCCAATTGGGTCAAAGGTGCATACCCGGTACGTATTCAAGGTACTGGTAGCCGCGCGCATAGAACAGGTAAAGAATATGGTGAGATCTATGACAACTTTGCATTGGAGTTAACTTATCCTGATAACTCAGTTGTATACAGTCAGTGTGCGCACTTCGAAGGGGTTACAAATCGTGTCGACGAACAGTTTCAAGCAACAAAAGGTAGAGCTTACCTGTCAGCAAATGGACAAGCAGTACTCTGGGATGCTAAAGGAAATGAAATCTATCGTCATGAACCAAAAGGAAATCCAAATCCTTATCAACAAGAACATAAAGAATTGTTTGAAGCAATTTCAAAAGGTGAATATAAATTTGATAATGCAGAATATGGTGCATATAGTACTTTAACAGGTATTATTGGTCGTATTGCATGTTATACAGGAAAAGTAATTAAATGGGATGCCGCCTTAAAGTCGGAAATCGATATTATGCCTACAAATTATGCATGGGATGCTTTACCTAAGATATTACCAAAAGAAGATGGTTCGTACCCGGTAGCTATACCAGGTCAGAATACAAATTTATACATTTAA
- a CDS encoding formylglycine-generating enzyme family protein, with amino-acid sequence MRKSLLALILSGMSSSLFAQQKVESYVQEIKGTKLKFDMVAIPAGVYKQGGNVKADEKPIHEVKIAPFWIGKYEVTWNLFEPFLYKDYELTQSIDGKITPEVDAVTRPTKPYLDMTFGMGKEGHPALAMTHYNAIQFCKWLYVRTGVFYRLPTEAEWEYACRAGSDKAYSFGDDAALLDQYAWHKGNSDGSTHLVGTKKPNAWGLFDMHGNVSEWTFDQYIEDYYQQFDGKVADNPVAIPTKLYPNSVRGGAFDSEAVDLRSASRVASDPFWKQLDPQIPKSNWWFPEAPFVGMRLVRPVTPPSHEEIMAYYDKAPIKDY; translated from the coding sequence ATGCGTAAAAGTTTACTTGCTCTTATCTTGTCAGGAATGTCCAGCTCGTTGTTTGCACAGCAAAAGGTGGAAAGCTACGTACAAGAAATAAAAGGGACAAAATTGAAGTTTGACATGGTTGCGATTCCAGCTGGCGTATATAAACAAGGTGGGAATGTTAAAGCAGATGAAAAGCCTATTCATGAAGTGAAAATAGCTCCCTTCTGGATAGGGAAATACGAGGTAACCTGGAACTTGTTTGAACCTTTCTTGTATAAAGATTATGAGTTGACTCAAAGTATAGATGGCAAGATCACTCCCGAAGTGGATGCAGTAACACGTCCTACAAAACCATATTTAGATATGACCTTTGGTATGGGTAAAGAAGGTCACCCAGCTTTGGCCATGACCCATTATAATGCAATTCAGTTCTGCAAGTGGCTGTACGTACGTACAGGAGTTTTTTATAGATTGCCAACAGAAGCGGAATGGGAGTATGCTTGTCGCGCCGGAAGTGATAAAGCGTATAGTTTTGGAGATGATGCCGCTCTATTGGATCAATATGCTTGGCATAAAGGCAATAGTGACGGTTCAACACATCTTGTTGGAACTAAGAAGCCAAATGCTTGGGGTTTATTTGATATGCATGGAAATGTTTCAGAATGGACTTTTGACCAATATATCGAAGATTATTACCAGCAGTTTGACGGTAAAGTAGCTGATAACCCCGTTGCAATACCTACTAAATTATATCCCAATAGTGTAAGAGGCGGTGCCTTTGATAGTGAAGCTGTAGATTTAAGAAGTGCATCTCGGGTAGCTTCAGATCCATTCTGGAAACAACTAGATCCACAAATTCCTAAAAGTAACTGGTGGTTCCCTGAAGCTCCATTTGTAGGAATGCGCTTAGTAAGACCTGTGACACCTCCTTCGCATGAAGAAATAATGGCCTATTATGATAAGGCTCCAATTAAAGATTATTAA
- the rpmA gene encoding 50S ribosomal protein L27, with product MAHKKGAGSSKNGRESHSKRLGIKIFGGQAAIAGNIIVRQRGTKHNPDLNVGIGKDHTLFALVDGKVLFRKKANNKSYVSIIPAEVSVVPVEKA from the coding sequence ATGGCACATAAAAAAGGTGCGGGTAGTTCTAAGAACGGCCGTGAGTCACATTCGAAACGTTTAGGTATCAAAATCTTCGGTGGTCAAGCTGCTATCGCTGGTAACATCATCGTTCGCCAACGTGGTACTAAACACAATCCTGACTTAAATGTTGGTATTGGTAAAGATCATACATTGTTTGCTTTAGTTGATGGAAAAGTACTTTTCCGCAAAAAAGCTAACAATAAATCTTATGTTTCTATTATTCCTGCAGAAGTTTCTGTAGTTCCTGTAGAGAAGGCATAA
- the rplU gene encoding 50S ribosomal protein L21, whose product MYAIVNIAGQQFKVAKDQFLFVHRLQGEEGASIEFDNVLLAEDGGKFTIGTPNVAGAKISAKILSHLKGDKVIVFKKKRRKGYKKKNGHRQQFTKIQITGITL is encoded by the coding sequence ATGTACGCAATAGTAAATATAGCAGGACAGCAATTCAAGGTTGCAAAAGACCAATTTCTTTTTGTGCACCGCTTACAAGGAGAAGAAGGCGCTAGTATTGAATTTGACAATGTATTGTTAGCAGAAGATGGTGGTAAATTCACAATCGGTACTCCGAACGTGGCAGGTGCTAAAATTTCGGCTAAAATTTTGTCTCATTTAAAAGGTGATAAAGTTATCGTTTTCAAGAAAAAACGTCGTAAAGGCTACAAAAAGAAAAACGGTCACCGTCAACAATTCACTAAAATCCAGATCACTGGTATTACATTATAA